The genomic stretch gagatatgataattgcttttaccacccttttacaccctatgTTGACCTAGATGGTAACtatggaagttaccaccttttcacacacttttttctcagagtgcatTGTAATTATTTTCACTTACTGGTGAAACTCATTGATATAAACCACATCCACATCTAAATAACCTGATAAATTATGTAAACAAGTAACACATGGTACGCACACGGATATAGCTCAACAGAGGCCATACCTCCTGTTGCTGTCCATAGAAATCACGTCAAGAGTTCTGGCCACCAGTGTACGTTTTGAACGGCCGTGTGTAGTTGCCGGGTGAAAACAAAGGATGTCTACTGTTATTTTTTCAGGCAATGATTAACGGCATTTACGTTaataatatcccagagtatgcAATGGACCCAGAAACCGGTAGAGTGGAAGTTCCAGTCGGATCACCTGTGGTCGTACATATTTCGTTTGTTGCCCATTCACGAGCTGTAAACATAAATTGGAACGTTAGCGGTAAGTCCTTGGTTCTGTCGATAACTTATCTTTCGGCGCAAATAATCCGGTCCAATAATGTTCTCGCAGACTTTTCGTTTCCGTACAGCACGACAGGGATCAAGAGAGGCCTGGAGGGCGACATCTACCTGACGCTCCCTGAAAGTACGCTGTCGTCCGTTTGAGTAGACGTTCGCCCCTGATCAGGCTTAACACATTTTCTCTTCTGCCAGATAGTCTAGTGCCGCATGCAAGCTACTTCGCAGACGTTCGTATTTGTGACAAAGGAAGCTGCTCCAATCTGAGCATTGCGCTGAGTGCTAAGCCCGGTCCGTCCTTGTGCCGTCTACAACTTCTAGTGGGAGACAGCATCGAAGCCTTGAATATGGTAGACTATGTCCACCCACAGGAACGGAACAGTGATCTAACGTACATCTCCTCCTACATGTCCTTCTGTAAGACGGAGGCAGCTGTAACGGGCTGTGCCTTTCCTCCAGGGTCATATCCCGTGACATATCAACTCTTTCTGGATAAGGACAGGCAACTGACTCCACTTAGTGTGGTCCAGTTCTCCTCGATATTCAAGTTTGTTGTTCCCCCAGACAACTCCACTGACCTGTGCGTCCAGGTGAATGGATCTTTTGACATGTAcacagagccgtcgcgaggagagtttgcgcccggggcagggcaaatcgggagcgccccccccccccacccgtcTCCTTCTctgccgtcagaagccttgtaaacaaagaaaagaaaacgcccaTTTACACTGCCGAGACTGTAAATTCAAATTCTGTTCATTCCTACCTCAAACTGCATGTCCAACCTGGCAGGgcttgccgttcggcgccctttctggcgagggcgcccggggcggctgcccctcccGCGCCCCggtcgctacggctctgttaTAACACTGCAAACCTCAAAAGCATGGACGCAAAAAGTGAGGACGAATGTTCCACAAACATACACTTACGTGTTACAGGTATGTGACAGGCAAAACCAATGCGACTACTTCTGCAACTACAGCATCCCGACTATGTTGCCAACGTCAGTCAATGACAGCATGGACCTGCTCGCCGAACTTGCCATTAAACAGTACAGGCAAGGTACGTTACTGTCTCGTTATGAGAGTATAGCGCTCCCATACGCCTGTCCTTCAGCTCCGTTCTGCAGTTTTCCGTTCCGCTCATGACGTCACTCCTTTTGACGTACTGCGTGATTATCTGTACCATACCCTAACAATTTGCATGTTTTTAACTCTATACACCGAACAGCTTAGCATCATGGCGGCGGTCTTGTCCCCTAGGATGCCTCAATACCATGGGAGTACCGACAGGCCAGCTCCCacgtcgcttgtgaaaatagtgcgctctttagtcataggtcgtaatgattctCAGGTGTCATATAACACCTGAACCGCACAGCCAAGTTCAAAGCAAAGTTCTCCTCCAGAAAAAGGAGGAGGGCTCGGAGGGGGTTAcacgcttccccccccccccccactggaAGAACTTTGCCaacccccttggaaaaaatcctgggaacgcccttGCTCGATACTTCAGGCACCCTATTGCCTTTTAGCACCTAGTGCCCTCTAGAGGAGCGGATGACATCAGTGAACAGGATGTTATATATGTGCAACTTCCCCAAACCGGGGTAGCTGGAACAACAGCTTTTGTAAAAAATGTCATGCGTGCTTGACATCACACAACGTAGGAACGCCCATGAAGACATTCTTCCCACAGTACGCCTGAGATTCATTTCTCTTTTTTACAGACTGCATAACCTAGTAACCGTACGTGCGTAATACAGTTGTCTTACGCAACCGAAGCCCACGCCCCTTCAGCAGTGCGCTGTCGACGAGAGAGGGTATTAGATCCTCTAGTTCGCATGATGGAACTAAATATCGCTCTGGTTGTAAAATAGGGAATAGGTTCCAGCACCACTTCTCGAGAAGTGTTGAATGCTGACGGAAGTGTCAAGTCGTAGCGGAGGATCCCGTTTAGGTAGAGGCACTGTGAATAGCGCCAGTTATTGGCGAAGTGTTCGCGAGATGGCAGTAGTGTCACGGAGGCCCCGTTGAGACATCGAGAAGGAAACTTGTACATCGATGTTGCCCTGCATGACAGAAAATATTTTCGTACCCAGAAACCGCCTTTCTCTCGTATACTATAGTCATGTCACGCTTATCCGGTCAGCGTGATCCTATAGTTCCGTAAATTCGATATCCGGATCATAGCGGGTGGGTGCAGAGGCGTTTGGAAAAGCTTGATAAGAGATGTCACTGTAAATACTAACCCAAATTTTGCAAAGTCCGTCCACATGCGTATGATCTTCTTGGAGAACTGCTGGTCAGTATAATCTGCATCGTCGGGGTCTCTCGTAAAGGGAAACCCGAACACGTAGGGTACATCATCGAAATGGGTCGCCTGGTTTACTATCCTGTCCCATTCACCCCAATCCTCAGGTTGAGGAGCGACGACGACGCGGTGCACCTCTGCACCGCCGACGCATGAACGATCTGCGAAGAACTCCATGGGACAGTTGTAGAAGACGTCGCCCAGAATGTCCACGGCAACCTTGCGCAGAGATCGACTGGGAAAGACAGCAACAGACTTAGTAATTTAGACGTAGCAATACACTTCGTGGCACACGATGCGATATACGCCTACCTATTCGCTGAATACACCGAAGCAATTTGCGAACGCGTAAGGTATCTTTCCATAGCGGTCTGTCTCCTGTGCAGAATGCTGTCAAGGAGGTCATCCAGCGATACCTCTCTCTTGGCGCCGAAATTCTTGTGGTAAACGAGGTCTCCTTCGTACATAGCGTTCACCAGGAGGAGATCCAGTCCTGTCAGATCCACTCCTTTGCTGAATACTTTTGAAGGCACGTCGTCAATAATGTATTCGTCCGGGAAGGTGAAGCCGACGACACCTGGGTATTTCTCTTGAGCCTCCACTAGTTCGTGTATTGTTCTGTTCTGCAAGCAGGCTGATAGCCCTGTGTCAGCGTTCTTGGTATCGCACTTCAGGTGTCGTAGGAAGTGAGGCCAGTCGTCGGACGTTTCCTGCAGGCGTGCCAGTGGAGACCCACTGGAAAGAGCAAAGAAGTGTTGAAAATGAAATTGAATGATTTGACTTTACTGGCTCGGCACTAAATGTCTCTTGCAAGTTAGAGAGCAtaaacacttgatataaaaaaaaTGCTGAGTAATACATAGTAGAATCACAAGAGTTGGGGTAGTCGGTAAATATTCATGATTGCGGAGCTGCTACAAGACGAACAACTGTTGTGTCGCTGTCTCGTTGTTCGTCTTGTAGCAGCTCCATAGGGTCATGGATACTGAGTGTACTTTAGCATCAGCTAACCAAGAGAGATATGTACCTGGTCATCACCACTTTTCTAATGGATAACTTGGTACGCAGCGTTGTAGAAGACAAGATAAATCCTATGGCCATTGCACCGGCACCTTGTCCAAACGGAACGATGTCATGAGGACGTCCTCGAAAGCccacaatatttttctttacccAAAGCAGGGCCTTCACAATATCCTGGAAGAGAAGCCACGCGCAGCGTAATTGTAACATAACTGGTAGTAACTTAATGAGGACTCATGCGATCTAGTTACGTTCGCTTCCGGCGAGGGATGGCGGTATACCGTTTGAAAGTTGTTCTCTTTGGTTTGCTTTCCTCGTGCGCTCTAAGGAAGTGCTGTAATcggcgccagcgtgcagaacatgctagcaaacgacaaaaccTCTATTTTCATACGCGGGGATCTGGAAAACTAATAACTTGTAAAACTGTAactgtcgaatttgttgattgcaatcaattcctaGACTGTTGCTGTAGGGAAGA from Ornithodoros turicata isolate Travis chromosome 4, ASM3712646v1, whole genome shotgun sequence encodes the following:
- the LOC135391241 gene encoding para-nitrobenzyl esterase-like, with amino-acid sequence MSSTELLAAPCRDQLYTVDAGTWSFISDSESASSFKTAPSFTELASWTKKMPDVWFVTAAILIAIALVSLFYFGSSLRNDEAENAEQLVINLSALPTQVAPHLVQRTRPTSTSLTTTPTTTMPFTSAYRKTAFKNDAHVHHGHVVGHESRAATMTSRNVTTTKAVAMTTVTAPTAEGPAVTTATASTVQDTSCTTIRSTTQSTISTTVPTSRMTTSSSTTTMDTTTQSSADEYTVQTASGIVRGHKVQVLAHQVVVYEGVPYAQAERFFKPTDHKAWAGVMNASGLGPACPQILQSVYPIPFKLPSISEDCLHLNIYSPVCEHDESMKCLLGRTVIVYIHGGWLTTGSNSHPAYDGRYLAALGRVIVVVPNYRLGVFGFPSRYIPETTRNPGLKDIVKALLWVKKNIVGFRGRPHDIVPFGQGAGAMAIGFILSSTTLRTKLSIRKVVMTSGSPLARLQETSDDWPHFLRHLKCDTKNADTGLSACLQNRTIHELVEAQEKYPGVVGFTFPDEYIIDDVPSKVFSKGVDLTGLDLLLVNAMYEGDLVYHKNFGAKREVSLDDLLDSILHRRQTAMERYLTRSQIASVYSANSRSLRKVAVDILGDVFYNCPMEFFADRSCVGGAEVHRVVVAPQPEDWGEWDRIVNQATHFDDVPYVFGFPFTRDPDDADYTDQQFSKKIIRMWTDFAKFGATSMYKFPSRCLNGASVTLLPSREHFANNWRYSQCLYLNGILRYDLTLPSAFNTSREVVLEPIPYFTTRAIFSSIMRTRGSNTLSRRQRTAEGAWASVA